A genomic region of Streptomyces sp. R33 contains the following coding sequences:
- a CDS encoding sulfatase-like hydrolase/transferase, protein MSTRRHFLAGSAATLGLAALPAAPEARATAQAARAATTAGTATPNLVVILADDLGYGDLGAYGQKLITTPRIDRLAAEGLRFTDAYSTAAVCAPSRCSLLTGLHTGHSAVRANPDGAPGALKAGDTTFAEVLRARGYRTAVIGKWGFGPEEGDQPSHPNPRGFEEFYGYIDHGHAHEYYPQYLWHNGAKETIAANAGGAKGAYAPQLIEQRALDFIADHAAEPFLLFLTPTVPHAPSDIPDVGAYASRTWTQQNKGHAAQITYFDTLVGKVTDRLRALGIAENTVVLVTSDNGPHEEGGVNPDLFDANGPLRGYKRNLYEGGIRVPLIAWAPGRIGAGTTDRPTSLTDVLPTLAELGGAPAPADIDGLSAAPLLAGSPNAARHNHLYWYRDERGVTSRANTEDGGRATWLAEAVRKDDWKAVRFAPVRDHALPDAQWQVELYDLASDAGERRDVAAANPSVVTGLVALMRSSWVDTYVRKPFGVRAQVQGPAVPGQAFTVTAILGNGSGKPWTRALLALRAPAGWQVQAATATGQDLLGAGATLTTSWRVTPAATATPGTRWPLTVDGTAESPTGPLRYSATEGVSTVPPAPVADAYLSDLEWVSATNGWGPVERDRSNGRQAAGDGAPISFGGVTYAKGLGVHAPSEIVYHLGGTADRFTALVGIDDFSTNQAATGATKASVRGDGRVLFTSGKLTGAGGPVPVDLDVRGVKLLHLVVEDANANSAFDHTSWALARVTVR, encoded by the coding sequence ATGTCCACCCGCCGCCACTTCCTCGCCGGGTCCGCAGCCACCCTGGGCCTCGCCGCGCTCCCCGCCGCGCCGGAGGCCCGGGCGACGGCTCAGGCAGCCCGGGCCGCCACCACCGCCGGTACGGCGACTCCGAACCTCGTGGTGATCCTTGCCGACGACCTCGGCTACGGCGACCTCGGCGCGTACGGCCAGAAGCTGATCACCACACCGCGGATCGACCGGCTCGCCGCCGAGGGCCTGAGGTTCACCGACGCCTACTCGACGGCGGCGGTCTGCGCGCCTTCCCGCTGCTCGCTGCTGACCGGCCTGCACACCGGGCACTCCGCCGTCCGGGCCAATCCCGACGGCGCCCCCGGCGCGCTGAAGGCCGGTGACACCACCTTCGCCGAGGTGCTGCGAGCCCGCGGCTACCGGACCGCGGTGATCGGGAAGTGGGGCTTCGGGCCGGAGGAGGGCGACCAGCCCAGCCATCCCAACCCCCGTGGTTTCGAGGAGTTCTACGGATACATCGACCACGGGCACGCGCACGAGTACTACCCGCAGTACCTGTGGCACAACGGCGCGAAGGAGACGATCGCCGCCAACGCGGGCGGCGCGAAGGGCGCCTACGCCCCCCAGCTCATCGAGCAGCGCGCGCTGGACTTCATCGCTGACCACGCCGCCGAGCCCTTCCTGCTGTTCCTCACACCGACCGTGCCGCACGCACCGAGCGACATCCCTGACGTCGGCGCCTACGCCTCCCGTACCTGGACCCAGCAGAACAAGGGCCACGCCGCCCAGATCACCTACTTCGACACGCTCGTCGGGAAGGTCACCGACCGGCTGCGCGCGCTGGGCATCGCCGAGAACACCGTCGTCCTCGTCACCAGCGACAACGGCCCGCACGAGGAAGGCGGGGTCAACCCCGACCTATTCGACGCGAACGGCCCGCTGCGCGGCTACAAGCGCAACCTCTACGAGGGCGGCATCCGCGTTCCGCTGATCGCATGGGCACCGGGCCGGATCGGAGCGGGCACCACCGACCGCCCCACCTCGCTCACCGACGTACTGCCCACCCTGGCGGAACTCGGCGGCGCACCCGCACCCGCCGACATCGACGGACTGTCGGCCGCCCCGCTGCTCGCCGGAAGCCCGAACGCGGCACGCCACAACCACCTGTACTGGTACCGGGACGAACGCGGCGTCACCAGCCGCGCCAACACCGAGGACGGCGGCCGCGCCACCTGGCTCGCCGAGGCCGTACGCAAGGACGACTGGAAGGCCGTGCGGTTCGCGCCCGTCAGGGACCACGCGTTGCCCGACGCGCAGTGGCAGGTCGAGCTGTACGACCTCGCCTCCGATGCCGGCGAGCGGCGCGACGTCGCCGCCGCCAACCCGTCGGTGGTGACCGGCCTGGTCGCCCTCATGCGTTCCTCGTGGGTGGACACGTACGTCCGCAAGCCCTTCGGAGTCCGCGCGCAGGTCCAGGGGCCGGCCGTGCCCGGTCAGGCCTTCACGGTCACCGCGATCCTGGGCAACGGGTCGGGCAAGCCCTGGACCCGCGCACTCCTCGCGCTGCGCGCCCCGGCAGGCTGGCAGGTCCAGGCGGCCACCGCGACCGGCCAGGACCTGCTGGGCGCCGGAGCCACCCTGACCACGTCCTGGCGGGTCACCCCGGCCGCGACGGCCACCCCCGGCACGCGGTGGCCACTGACCGTCGACGGCACCGCGGAGTCGCCGACCGGGCCGCTGCGCTACTCCGCCACGGAAGGGGTTTCCACGGTGCCGCCGGCGCCGGTCGCCGACGCCTACCTGAGCGATCTCGAGTGGGTGTCGGCCACCAACGGCTGGGGTCCGGTGGAACGAGACCGGTCCAACGGGCGACAGGCGGCCGGGGACGGCGCGCCGATCTCGTTCGGCGGCGTGACCTACGCCAAGGGCCTCGGCGTCCATGCACCCTCCGAGATCGTCTACCACCTCGGCGGAACGGCAGACCGCTTCACGGCGCTCGTCGGCATCGACGACTTCTCGACCAACCAGGCCGCCACCGGCGCGACGAAGGCCTCGGTGCGGGGCGACGGGAGGGTGCTGTTCACCAGCGGCAAGCTGACCGGCGCGGGCGGTCCCGTGCCGGTGGATCTCGACGTGCGCGGGGTGAAGCTGCTGCACTTGGTCGTCGAGGACGCCAACGCCAACTCGGCGTTCGACCACACCTCCTGGGCCCTCGCCCGGGTGACCGTGCGCTGA